In the genome of Cryptomeria japonica chromosome 8, Sugi_1.0, whole genome shotgun sequence, one region contains:
- the LOC131857976 gene encoding uncharacterized protein LOC131857976, whose translation RSGGVYIPPFKLAQMMKDVEEKSSVEYQHMTWDALQKSINGLVNKVNASNIKNIIPELFAENLIRGRGLFCRSCMKSQMASPGFTDVFAVLVAVVNTKFPKVGNLLLRRIILQLKRAYKCNDKHMLIAAAKFIAHLVNQQVAHEIIALELLTLLLENPTDDSVEVVVGFMKECGSLLQDLSPKGLYGIFERFKGVLHEGEIDKRVQFLIEGLFAIHKAKFEDHPVVHPKLDLVEQEDQLTHEVFLEDELDQEAGLDVFKPDHDFLENEATYEKLKKDILGDASSDEAEGENDSGDDSDDDDDDEEEGEEALRIQDETETNLVNLRGTIYLTIMSSVDFEEAGHKLLKIKLEPGQQMELCIMLLECCSEERTYLRYYGLLGQRFCMINKIYQEFFDKCFVQQYSMMHKLETNKLRNVAKFFAHLLGTDALPWHCLAYIRLTEDDTTSSSRIFIKILYQELAKQLGILLLNERLNDPTMQESFDSIFPKDNPKNSQFAINLFTSIGLGGITESLREYLKNMPRLIMQQQKSIPESDESTSNDNSSSSSGSSNPDTSYSDSKSETDSESSKETPRKKNNSKHDNEYEKTRRKKRARASDS comes from the coding sequence agaagtgggggtgtttacattcccccatttaagctagctcaaatgatgaaagatgtggaagaaaagagcagtgtggaataccagcacatgacatgggatgcccttcagaagagtatcaatgggttagtaaacaaggtaaatgcatctaacatcaagaatatcattccagagttgtttgcagagaatctcattcgtgggaggggtctattttgtaggtcttgtatgaaatcccaaatggcatcccctggatttacagatgtttttgctgtgttggttgctgtggtaaatacaaaatttcctaaagttggcaatctacttttgcgaagaattattttgcagcttaagagggcatacaaatgcaatgacaagcacatgttgatagcagcagccaaattcatagctcatttagtgaatcaacaagttgcacatgagatcattgccttggaacttctcacccttttactagagaaccccacagatgacagtgtagaagttgttgttgggttcatgaaagaatgtggttctttgttgcaagacctttcacccaaaggtctctatgggatttttgaaagatttaaaggtgttctccatgagggggaaattgacaaacgagtacaatttttaattgaaggcctttttgcaattcacaaagctaagttcgaggatCATCCAGTTGTGCATCCAAAATTGGACCTTGTAGAGCAagaagatcagttaacacatgaagttttcctagaagatgaacttgatcaagaagctggtttggatgttttcaagccagatcatGATTTCTTAGAgaatgaggcaacctatgaaaaactgaagaaagatatccttggagatgcttcttcagatgaagcagaaggggagaatgattcaggtgatgattcagatgatgatgatgatgatgaagaggaaggtgaggaagcactgagaatacaagatgagacagagacaaacttggtgaATTTAAGaggtacaatttatttgacaatcatgtcaagtgttgattttgaggaagctggtcataagctactaaagatcaagcttgaacctggtcaacaGATGGAATTATGCATCATGTTGTTAGAATGCTGTAGtgaagagagaacataccttcgttattatggtcttcttgggcaaagattttgtatgatcaataaaatttatcaggaattttttgataagtgttttgtacaacagtattctatgatgcacaaactggaaacaaataaactacgtaatgttgcaaagttttttgcgcacttacttggcacagatgctcttccatggcattgtcttgcttatatacgtttGACAGAGGatgatactacttcctcttcccgtatttttataaagattctctacCAGGAGCTGGCaaagcagcttggtatattgttgcttaatgaaaggttgaacgatccaacaatgcaggagtcttttgattcaatttttccaaaggacaatcccaaaaattcacagtttgctatcaatttatttacttctattggtcttggtggtatcactgagagtttacgtgagtatttgaagaatatgccaaggcttataatgcagcagcaaaagtctattcctgagtcagatgaatctacctctaatgacaatTCTTCTAGTTCATCTGGTTCGTCAAATCCTGATACATCATACTCAGATTctaagagtgaaactgacagtgagagtagtaaggagacaccaagaaagaaaaataattcaaagcatgacaatgagtatgaaaaaacaagaagaaagaaaagggcgagggcatctgactca